In Saprospiraceae bacterium, a genomic segment contains:
- a CDS encoding ATP-binding protein → MSFKIAITGPESTAKSTLAVQLSMYYKCTLIVEYSREYLHSFGPDYSSNDILQMSKIHNNKLMKFVSNETMQIWDTDLLTYYIWYRYKFKIWNRDLQDLWLSNPADYYLICMPDIPWFYDPLRENPEDRDALFKQYLNVIFGKQLKFGIVSGVGNQRLMNAIHSIQSQIRKIM, encoded by the coding sequence ATGTCTTTTAAAATAGCCATTACAGGACCCGAATCAACTGCCAAATCTACATTGGCAGTACAATTGAGTATGTACTACAAATGTACATTGATTGTGGAATATAGCCGCGAATATCTGCATTCATTTGGGCCTGATTACTCGTCGAATGATATTCTCCAAATGTCTAAAATACATAACAATAAGTTAATGAAATTTGTTTCAAATGAAACCATGCAAATTTGGGATACCGATTTATTGACTTATTACATTTGGTATCGCTATAAATTCAAAATTTGGAATCGTGATTTACAAGACTTATGGCTGTCAAACCCTGCAGATTATTACCTGATTTGTATGCCTGATATTCCATGGTTTTATGATCCATTACGTGAAAATCCTGAGGATCGAGATGCTTTGTTTAAACAGTATTTAAATGTCATTTTTGGGAAGCAATTGAAGTTTGGGATTGTAAGTGGGGTAGGGAATCAAAGGCTTATGAACGCGATTCATTCAATCCAATCTCAGATTAGGAAAATAATGTAA
- the era gene encoding GTPase Era has product METTFKAGFVNLVGLPNSGKSTIFNALLKTKLAIVTHKPQTTRQRVLGILSQENKQLILSDTPGWIEKTSYPLHVAMNIQIRNAIEDADVLVLVVDGSSTSVLPEDFLKTIQFSKIPVYLCVNKSDHAHPTAELIYIKQLNDYSIEVKAIHKVSALKGTGIETLLEQVFNELPDHPPYYTEDFISDRSIRFFISEMIREQILLLYDAEIPYHVFVVVDSCKGVDEKANLAHIYATIYVGRSSHVSIMIGKNGQKLKELGIQSRIEIENFLDQRIYLNLSIKLKKEWRDNSNFIQKSGIFQ; this is encoded by the coding sequence TTGGAAACAACTTTCAAAGCGGGTTTTGTAAATTTAGTAGGTCTTCCCAATAGCGGAAAATCCACCATCTTCAATGCATTGTTGAAGACAAAACTTGCGATTGTCACACACAAACCACAAACCACAAGACAAAGAGTTCTGGGCATCCTTTCACAAGAAAACAAACAGCTCATTCTGTCAGATACACCCGGATGGATTGAAAAAACATCATATCCCCTTCATGTTGCAATGAATATTCAAATCCGCAATGCTATTGAGGATGCTGATGTACTTGTACTAGTTGTTGATGGCAGCTCTACTTCGGTCCTTCCTGAAGATTTTTTAAAAACAATCCAGTTTTCAAAAATTCCAGTTTATTTATGCGTCAATAAATCAGATCATGCACACCCAACAGCAGAACTCATCTATATCAAACAATTAAATGATTATTCAATCGAGGTTAAAGCCATACATAAAGTTTCCGCATTAAAAGGAACGGGTATTGAAACTTTACTCGAGCAAGTTTTTAATGAATTGCCGGATCACCCACCCTATTATACAGAAGATTTTATAAGTGACAGATCTATCAGATTTTTCATCTCAGAGATGATCCGCGAACAAATTTTGCTCTTGTACGATGCTGAAATACCATACCATGTGTTTGTTGTTGTAGATTCTTGCAAGGGAGTTGATGAAAAAGCAAATCTTGCACATATTTATGCGACCATTTATGTAGGAAGATCGTCCCATGTATCAATTATGATTGGGAAAAACGGTCAAAAATTAAAAGAGCTAGGAATTCAATCAAGAATTGAAATCGAAAATTTTCTTGACCAAAGAATCTATTTAAATTTAAGTATTAAGCTAAAAAAAGAATGGAGGGACAACTCCAATTTCATACAAAAATCAGGAATATTTCAATGA
- the rfbC gene encoding dTDP-4-dehydrorhamnose 3,5-epimerase: MKFLFSHTEFQGLVIIEPQVFSDARGYFSETFNSKEFLIHKNEYFFVQDNESHSSYGVLRGLHFQFGNNAQAKLVRVVYGEVIDVVVDLRPDSKTFLRHYNIILSASNKKQLLIPRGFAHGFCVLSETAIFSYKCDNYYSPASEGGIHPLDPELNIQWGIPETELIISAKDLALPMLSEYLKNAH, from the coding sequence ATGAAATTTTTATTTTCTCATACAGAATTTCAAGGCCTTGTCATTATCGAACCACAGGTATTTTCTGATGCGAGAGGTTACTTCAGCGAAACCTTTAATTCAAAGGAATTTTTAATTCATAAAAACGAATACTTTTTTGTTCAAGATAATGAATCCCATTCTTCTTATGGTGTTTTAAGAGGCCTGCATTTCCAATTTGGTAACAATGCCCAGGCAAAATTAGTCCGGGTGGTTTATGGGGAAGTAATTGATGTCGTAGTTGATTTAAGGCCTGATAGCAAAACTTTTCTTAGACACTATAATATCATTCTTTCAGCATCCAATAAAAAACAGTTATTGATTCCGAGAGGTTTTGCACATGGCTTCTGCGTCTTAAGTGAAACCGCTATTTTTTCCTATAAATGCGACAACTATTATTCACCCGCGAGCGAAGGTGGGATCCATCCCTTAGATCCTGAATTAAATATTCAATGGGGAATTCCTGAAACTGAATTAATTATTTCAGCAAAAGACCTCGCTTTACCCATGCTGTCAGAATATCTCAAAAATGCCCATTAA
- the rfbD gene encoding dTDP-4-dehydrorhamnose reductase: MPIKILVNGSNGQLGKELQDIQNQYPDLDIKFYAKNEWDINSEIHSQRILEIEKADYLIHTAAYTKVDLAEVNSEICFQLNAYAPQFIAGICKKYKTRMLYISSDYVFSNNEPALITEDTPKATKGVYAKSKSLGEDLILDILPECLIIRTSWLYSSYGHNFVKTMLHLGQKSSKIKVVNDQTGSPTYARHLAHALLKMITQTAGKTLDLKNRVFHYSNQGTCTWYEFAIEIFKYSQINVELEKISTNDFGAAAPRPSYSGLDCSRIQQQFEFNIPTWKVALHECLDRILPNNKDRAHENV; the protein is encoded by the coding sequence ATGCCCATTAAAATATTAGTCAACGGTTCGAATGGGCAACTGGGAAAAGAGTTGCAAGATATTCAAAACCAGTATCCGGATTTAGATATTAAATTTTACGCAAAAAATGAATGGGACATCAATTCAGAAATCCATTCTCAAAGAATTCTGGAAATAGAAAAAGCAGATTATCTCATCCATACAGCAGCCTATACAAAAGTTGATCTTGCTGAAGTAAATTCAGAAATTTGTTTTCAATTGAATGCCTATGCACCTCAATTTATTGCAGGAATTTGTAAAAAATACAAAACCCGCATGCTTTACATTTCAAGTGATTACGTTTTTTCAAATAATGAACCTGCACTTATAACTGAAGATACTCCTAAAGCAACCAAGGGCGTCTATGCTAAATCAAAAAGCCTGGGAGAGGATTTGATACTTGATATTTTGCCAGAATGTCTTATCATAAGAACATCTTGGTTGTACAGCAGTTATGGACATAATTTTGTTAAAACAATGTTGCATTTAGGACAAAAAAGTAGCAAAATTAAAGTAGTAAATGACCAAACGGGAAGTCCAACATACGCGCGGCATTTGGCTCATGCACTCTTAAAAATGATAACACAAACTGCAGGAAAAACGTTAGATCTTAAGAATAGGGTTTTTCATTATTCAAACCAAGGTACCTGTACCTGGTATGAGTTTGCAATTGAAATTTTTAAATATAGTCAAATAAATGTGGAGCTTGAAAAGATTAGCACGAATGATTTTGGAGCTGCTGCACCAAGGCCAAGCTATAGTGGACTCGATTGTTCGCGTATTCAGCAACAATTTGAATTTAATATACCCACCTGGAAAGTAGCTTTACATGAATGCTTGGATAGGATTTTGCCCAATAATAAAGACCGTGCACATGAAAATGTATAA
- a CDS encoding gliding motility-associated C-terminal domain-containing protein produces MKMYKFIALVVISCCTLNLEATHNRAGEISFIQLSDFSIQATITTYTKASSTAADRDSLIINWGDGSSSTVLRSNGSGELLSNNTKRNYYIATHNYPGRSTYKISVMDPNRVDNILNIDPPNSVNIPFYIQTTVSLLNLQFQSPNRSVQLLQAPIDFACVGVVFQHNPAAYDADGDSLSFEFSVPLMDNNLPVPNYIFPNQINPGINNAIMLDSQKGTFTWASPQKAGEYNIAFIIHEYRKGVRIASTIRDMQIFVRQDCSKNTPPVITSAFDTCIVAGTILELPITVTDPDTLSLGSKIKIEVSGAPFFTSPTMVLMALTSYTTSPINAKLTWVTDCSLVRKEFYTLVIKATDNILDSTGISSLHTLRIKVVGPAPENLQSEADSKSIKIKWNHPYACTHFPDYFKGFSVWRKEGSSNIPLDTCNPGLQASSYKQIAYLVNNFDGMNYHYQDSTIVEGKFYCYRVQAEFATTSQSGFPINFVSSLHSNETCNSLPLNIPVLLNVDVTQTDSLLGEISVRWTKPSPIEFDTIKFKAPYKTSIYFKTKNNQWEKILNSEHSYNSYSSIIDTIFHHTRLNTAHLQYSYYVELLSTPLNEHFSDSADMIFLSTQGSDRSLTLNWNAVTPWTNYKYDIFLFNNNTLVFDSIASTNLNTFTIQKLTNELEYCVYIKGYGAYGVSRFEKPLINHSNISCATAIDNIPPCCPKLMVSDPCDDELQTPGLELKNKLSWTFPDICKADDAIGYKIYAYYNKQQKLIQTIENVQTQTYEHFLLDSIPECYLVTTYDLAGNECINVDSVCIEYCPIYNLPNTFTPNSDGHNDLFKPFPYRFIDKVEFKVFNRWGNLVFQTENPDILWDGKSSSGSRLSDGTYYYTCLVYYSGLLVHSNPTNQLNGFIELRSGQK; encoded by the coding sequence ATGAAAATGTATAAGTTTATTGCATTAGTTGTCATTAGCTGCTGTACGCTAAATCTTGAAGCCACTCATAATCGGGCAGGTGAAATAAGTTTTATTCAATTATCAGATTTTAGCATCCAAGCGACGATCACTACTTATACAAAAGCCAGCAGCACCGCAGCTGATCGGGATAGTTTGATTATAAATTGGGGCGATGGGAGCTCTAGTACCGTGTTAAGATCCAATGGATCAGGCGAATTACTTTCGAACAATACCAAGAGAAATTACTACATTGCAACGCACAACTATCCGGGAAGGAGTACGTACAAAATAAGCGTAATGGATCCTAACCGCGTAGACAATATTTTAAATATTGATCCACCAAATAGTGTCAATATACCCTTTTATATACAAACAACTGTTAGTCTCCTGAATTTGCAGTTTCAATCACCCAACAGATCTGTACAGCTCCTACAAGCTCCCATAGATTTTGCATGTGTAGGCGTTGTATTTCAGCATAATCCGGCTGCATATGATGCGGATGGAGATAGTTTAAGTTTTGAATTTTCAGTTCCATTAATGGATAACAATTTGCCAGTACCTAATTATATTTTTCCAAACCAAATAAATCCGGGCATTAATAATGCAATAATGTTGGATTCGCAAAAAGGTACATTTACTTGGGCTAGCCCGCAAAAAGCTGGTGAATATAATATTGCATTCATTATTCACGAATACAGAAAAGGAGTTCGCATCGCAAGCACCATTCGGGATATGCAAATATTTGTGCGTCAGGATTGTAGTAAAAATACACCTCCTGTCATTACATCTGCATTTGATACCTGCATTGTTGCCGGCACTATTCTGGAGTTACCAATCACGGTAACTGATCCTGATACCCTTTCACTGGGATCAAAAATTAAAATCGAAGTGAGTGGTGCCCCATTTTTTACAAGCCCGACTATGGTATTAATGGCTCTAACATCGTATACAACTTCCCCAATTAATGCCAAATTGACCTGGGTAACAGATTGTTCTCTGGTAAGAAAGGAATTTTATACACTTGTTATTAAAGCGACAGATAATATACTTGATAGCACTGGAATTTCAAGCCTACATACGCTTCGTATTAAAGTCGTCGGACCTGCACCTGAAAACCTTCAAAGTGAAGCAGATTCAAAATCAATCAAGATCAAATGGAACCATCCTTATGCGTGTACTCATTTTCCTGATTATTTTAAAGGATTTTCTGTCTGGCGAAAAGAGGGATCATCAAATATTCCTTTAGACACCTGCAATCCTGGCCTACAGGCATCTAGTTACAAGCAAATAGCATATTTGGTAAATAATTTTGATGGTATGAATTACCATTACCAGGATAGTACGATTGTTGAAGGAAAATTTTACTGCTATCGGGTTCAGGCTGAATTTGCGACCACCAGCCAGTCAGGATTTCCAATTAATTTCGTAAGTAGTTTACACTCTAATGAAACTTGCAATAGTTTGCCATTAAATATACCAGTTTTACTCAACGTTGACGTAACACAAACTGACAGTCTATTAGGCGAAATTTCTGTTCGTTGGACCAAACCTAGTCCAATTGAATTTGATACCATTAAATTCAAAGCCCCTTACAAGACTAGCATCTATTTCAAAACAAAAAATAATCAGTGGGAAAAAATATTGAATTCTGAACACAGTTATAACTCCTATTCTTCTATCATCGATACTATATTTCACCATACACGATTAAATACAGCTCATCTTCAATATTCTTATTATGTTGAATTATTGTCAACTCCACTAAATGAACATTTTTCGGATAGTGCGGATATGATATTTCTAAGCACCCAAGGAAGCGATCGCAGTTTAACATTAAACTGGAATGCAGTTACCCCTTGGACAAATTACAAATATGATATTTTTCTTTTTAATAATAACACACTAGTCTTTGATTCAATAGCTTCAACAAACTTAAACACATTTACAATTCAGAAATTGACCAATGAATTAGAATATTGCGTTTACATTAAAGGATATGGCGCATATGGGGTTTCAAGATTTGAAAAACCACTCATAAATCATTCGAATATCTCCTGTGCAACTGCGATAGATAATATTCCGCCATGTTGTCCAAAATTGATGGTTTCAGATCCTTGTGATGATGAATTGCAAACTCCTGGGCTTGAATTAAAAAATAAATTGAGTTGGACATTTCCTGATATATGTAAGGCCGATGATGCGATAGGTTATAAAATTTATGCTTACTACAATAAACAACAAAAACTAATTCAAACCATTGAAAATGTTCAAACCCAAACTTATGAACATTTTCTATTAGACAGCATTCCGGAATGTTATCTCGTAACTACTTATGACCTTGCTGGAAATGAATGTATAAATGTTGATTCAGTCTGCATAGAATATTGCCCTATTTATAATTTGCCAAATACGTTTACACCCAATAGTGATGGGCATAATGATTTATTCAAACCTTTTCCTTACAGATTTATAGATAAAGTCGAATTTAAAGTATTTAATCGTTGGGGTAACCTTGTATTTCAAACAGAAAATCCGGATATATTATGGGACGGTAAATCATCATCCGGCTCAAGGCTTTCAGATGGCACCTATTATTATACTTGTCTGGTGTATTATTCCGGGCTTTTAGTTCATTCAAATCCTACGAATCAATTGAATGGCTTTATTGAATTAAGAAGTGGTCAAAAATAA
- a CDS encoding riboflavin synthase → MFTGIVETIGTLKSLNKNGQNIDFVISSKISNQLKIDQSVAHNGVCMTVIKKTRNTHVVTAVHETLMKTNLNLLNSGDAINLERALKFEQIIDGHLVSGHIDTTAQLLKIEDQKGSYILKFKLESEDRIYLIPKGSVCINGVSLTVINLKKKSFCVSIIPYTWRHTQLQFLKKGDFVNIEFDMLGKYILRAHNLLK, encoded by the coding sequence ATGTTTACAGGAATTGTAGAAACCATTGGAACCCTCAAATCATTAAATAAAAATGGGCAAAATATTGATTTTGTAATCAGTTCTAAGATATCTAATCAGCTCAAAATTGATCAAAGTGTGGCACATAATGGTGTGTGTATGACTGTCATCAAAAAAACAAGAAACACTCATGTTGTTACGGCTGTCCACGAGACTTTAATGAAAACAAATTTGAATTTGTTGAATTCAGGTGATGCCATAAATTTAGAGCGCGCCTTAAAATTTGAACAAATAATTGACGGACATCTGGTTAGTGGTCACATTGACACAACTGCGCAGCTTCTAAAAATAGAAGACCAGAAAGGCAGTTATATCTTGAAATTCAAACTCGAAAGTGAGGATCGAATTTACTTAATCCCAAAAGGATCTGTTTGTATAAATGGGGTAAGCCTTACAGTAATAAATTTAAAAAAGAAATCATTTTGCGTCTCGATCATTCCATATACCTGGAGGCATACACAATTGCAGTTTCTTAAAAAAGGAGACTTCGTAAACATTGAATTTGATATGCTAGGGAAATATATTTTAAGAGCTCACAATCTCCTCAAATAA